From one Rhopalosiphum padi isolate XX-2018 chromosome 2, ASM2088224v1, whole genome shotgun sequence genomic stretch:
- the LOC132921128 gene encoding uncharacterized protein LOC132921128, translated as MSLWSFTFNLPALYYQTPCRRDFDLKSISTYLHCNYSTMVEMKQLATTLMQCKSFKERQERLSESLDNLSFDYPDIYTILYREIKRRELESNDPNKIAKWLSNPTQKSYIKLHESLMMVKNNNIMAKEEFMYNLRSMLNQTIENGANFEVAVKICHLIGKSTNLKIFQENLKYLINQVNRLNNTQRHIKKETLKENIWKNNFKTSHIDPFQQFNFQSAQQQHNRAWKKVLEPTNLKSAKFQPHFSIDCYGYDHLELIANVNNTTAMSDCPTLNNLTIINQEMDGAVAKWLHYLKLHKYQWFFNSLSFLEIELIDEDNIDGFIAKVNKNFITKGAQKKICISTKALRNRPKKLNDLLLALDLEVTPNELCEFMSYMRDILHYPIPNKNCVIDDQLQQDIVLVMGKLLNQLLEKLSLIHYLVAQSLVGMSINKYLESIVLIIGNQTFTQLQIDTALMFAETLKYKVYRIPKNFN; from the exons ATGAGTCTTTGgtcttttacttttaatttacccGCACTTTACTATCAAACGCCGTGTCGCCGTGACTTcgatttaaaatctataagtacctacctacactgTAATTATTCAACAA tggtCGAAATGAAACAACTAGCTACAACCTTAATGCAGTGTAAATCATTCAAAGAACGACAAGAACGTCTGAGTGAATCACTTGACAATCTGTCATTTGACTATCCtgatatatacacaatattgtatAGAGAGATAAAAAGAAGAGAACTGGAATCTAATGATCCAAATAAAATTGCTAAATGGTTGAGTAATCCAACACAAAAATCATATATCAAGCTTCATGAATCATTGATGatggtaaaaaataacaatattatggcCAAAGAGGagtttatgtacaatttaagaAGTATGCTAAACCAAACCATTGAAAATGGTGCCAACTTTGAAGTAGCAGTGAAAATATGTCATTTAATTGGAAAATcaacaaacttaaaaatatttcaaga GAATTTGAAATATCTTATAAACCAAGTAAATCGATTGAACAACACTCAACgccatataaaaaaagaaacctTGAAAGAAAacatttggaaaaataatttcaagacTTCTCATATAGACCCTTTCCAgcaattcaattttcaatctgCTCAACAACAACATAACCGTGCTTGGAAAAAAGTGCTGGAACCAACAAATCTTAAATCAGCTAAGTTTCAACCTCACTTTAGCA TTGATTGTTATGGATACGACCACTTAGAACTGATTGCAAATGTCAACAATACTACTGCCATGAGTGACTGTCCTACGCTTAATAACTTGACAATTATTAACCAAGAAATGGATGGAGCAGTGGCCAAGTGGCTTCACTATTTGAAACTACATAAATACCAATGGTTCTTCAATAGCCTCAGTTTTCTTGAAATTGAATTAATCGATGAGGACAACATTGATGGTTTTATAgctaaagtaaataaaaatttcattacaAAAGGTGCACAAAAAAAGATCTGCATATCGACAAAAGCGTTAAGAAATCGGCCAAAAAAGTTGAATGACTTATTATTG GCATTGGATTTGGAAGTTACTCCAAATGAATTGTGTGAATTCATGTCATACATGCGAGATATATTACATTATCCCATTCCAAACAAGAATTGTGTTATTGATGACCAATTACAACAAGACATAGTCCTTGTCATGGGGAAATTGTTAAATCAACTGCTGGAAAAACTAAGTTTAATACATTATCTAGTTGCCCAGAGTCTAGTTGGAATGtccatcaataaatatttagaaagtaTAGTGTTAATTATTGGTAATCAAACATTCACACAACTGCAAATTGACACAGCATTGATGTTTGctgaaactttaaaatataaagtgtatagaattcctaaaaattttaactaa
- the LOC132923023 gene encoding guided entry of tail-anchored proteins factor 1-like yields the protein MNLLVWSIIISFYNMVSIKFIPKFVLWLMNMNKEHKKLVNEISVLKNEQSQISIVKEFAKHTKLQRRINKLNEELKTHIRENSSKNLKIKFMCKMSLYAFSVILNFLFVYYNYHKTVLRELPTNWFIPLSWLVRWPSSQVGTMSFVFWYSITNCVAKVTTNNLL from the exons ATGAATTTGCTGGTTTggtcaattattattagtttttataatatggtttCAATCAAATTTATACCAAag ttTGTACTATGGcttatgaatatgaataaagaACATAAAAAATTAGTCAATGAAatatcagttttaaaaaatgaacaatctcaaatttcaattgttaagGAGTTTGCTAAACATACAAAATTACAACGAAGAATCAACAAGTTGAATGAAGAATTGAAAACCCATA ttagagaaaattcatctaaaaatttaaagatcAAATTTATGTGTAAAATGTCTTTATATGCTTTCTCT gtaattttaaattttctatttgtaTATTACAACTATCATAAAACTGTCTTGAGAGAACTTCCAACTAATTGGTTTATACCATTATCTTGGTTAGTTAGATGGCCTTCCTCGCAAGTTGGTACAATGAGTTTTGTCTTTTGGTATAGTATCACTAATTGTGTTGCTAAGGTGACAACTAATAatctattatga